A part of Legionella sainthelensi genomic DNA contains:
- the purM gene encoding phosphoribosylformylglycinamidine cyclo-ligase: protein MSIIDYKAAGVDIEAGNEAVRSIKNAVESTFSPQVLTGIGSFGAMYDLKSILQHYEHPVLVQSIDGVGTKMMVAKMMQKFDTIGIDLVSATANDIIVLGAKPLTLLDYIANDKLRPEIIEQIIHGMVKACHENQISLVGGETAEMPGTYLPGEHDLVGVITGVVEKNKAIEGKEINAGDIVVAFPSSGLHTNGYSLARKLLFDVAGYKVESQFQDFPRTIGEELLTPHINYTCPILSILEKNIRIKGMAHITGGGLLENIPRILPKNCAVEIHKKLIPELPIFNLLRKLGHLDDEQMYRTFNMGAGLVLFIAPETLPAIREVLRDFPSYPLYEIGQVIGGEQKVTLL, encoded by the coding sequence ATGTCAATTATCGATTATAAAGCTGCAGGTGTAGATATAGAAGCAGGTAACGAAGCGGTTCGCAGTATTAAAAACGCTGTAGAAAGTACTTTTTCACCACAAGTGCTTACGGGAATCGGCAGCTTTGGGGCCATGTATGACCTTAAAAGCATTCTCCAGCATTATGAGCACCCTGTTCTTGTGCAAAGCATTGATGGAGTAGGCACCAAAATGATGGTGGCTAAAATGATGCAAAAATTTGACACTATCGGCATCGATCTGGTGAGTGCTACAGCCAATGACATTATTGTTTTGGGGGCGAAGCCGCTTACCCTTCTTGATTATATTGCCAATGATAAATTAAGACCCGAAATTATCGAACAGATTATTCATGGTATGGTAAAAGCATGCCATGAAAATCAAATTTCTTTAGTGGGCGGTGAAACTGCCGAAATGCCCGGAACTTACCTTCCTGGAGAACACGATTTAGTGGGAGTAATCACTGGAGTCGTGGAAAAAAATAAAGCAATCGAAGGAAAAGAAATAAATGCAGGGGACATTGTGGTGGCCTTTCCTTCAAGTGGCTTACACACCAATGGTTATTCACTGGCAAGAAAATTATTGTTTGATGTTGCTGGTTATAAAGTAGAGTCACAATTTCAAGATTTTCCCCGCACTATTGGTGAAGAGCTCCTGACTCCCCATATTAACTATACGTGCCCTATATTAAGCATTTTGGAAAAAAACATCCGTATTAAGGGCATGGCACACATTACTGGAGGGGGGTTACTCGAGAACATTCCCCGTATTCTACCTAAAAATTGCGCTGTTGAAATCCACAAAAAATTAATTCCCGAGCTTCCAATATTTAATTTATTACGCAAATTAGGGCATCTTGATGATGAACAAATGTACCGCACTTTTAATATGGGAGCGGGTTTAGTTCTTTTCATAGCACCAGAAACACTCCCTGCCATTCGCGAAGTATTACGGGATTTTCCATCCTACCCTCTGTATGAAATAGGACAAGTCATAGGGGGAGAGCAAAAGGTGACGCTTTTATGA
- a CDS encoding phosphoribosylaminoimidazolesuccinocarboxamide synthase — protein MLMNTTTTHYSDEIQEALAFCLDQTNLPVGEKYQGKVRDAYDLGDSIMLVTTDRLSAFDRHLALIPYKGAVLNLTSAWWFEQTKNLVPNHIIAVPDPNVVIAKKCTVFPIEFVVRGYISGTTSTSLWTQYQNGIRDYCGISFPEGLTKNQKLEQAVLTPTTKEKIHDRPISPAEIISEGWMSEEDWLEVSALALKLYQRGAEIARDHGLILVDTKYEFGRDAEGTIRVVDEIHTPDSSRYWLADSYQTRIAAGLEPENIDKEFLRLWFAKNSDPYNDEKLPQAPQELVIELSTRYIQLYERITGKNFNFTAHKEPAEQRIMRHIANFLR, from the coding sequence ATGCTCATGAATACTACAACTACTCACTATAGTGATGAAATTCAAGAAGCTTTGGCTTTTTGCCTTGACCAAACAAACTTGCCTGTAGGAGAAAAATATCAAGGGAAAGTAAGAGATGCCTATGATCTTGGTGATTCCATCATGCTTGTGACAACAGATAGGCTTAGCGCTTTTGACAGGCATTTGGCTCTAATTCCTTATAAAGGAGCCGTACTCAACTTAACCAGCGCATGGTGGTTTGAACAAACAAAAAATCTTGTCCCTAATCATATTATTGCCGTTCCCGATCCCAATGTGGTTATTGCTAAAAAATGTACTGTTTTTCCGATTGAGTTTGTAGTGAGAGGATATATTAGCGGCACAACAAGCACTTCTTTGTGGACTCAATATCAAAATGGCATACGCGACTACTGTGGTATTAGCTTTCCAGAAGGATTAACAAAGAACCAAAAACTGGAACAAGCTGTTTTGACACCAACGACTAAAGAAAAAATTCATGACCGCCCTATTTCTCCAGCTGAAATTATTTCTGAAGGATGGATGAGCGAGGAAGATTGGTTAGAAGTAAGTGCCTTAGCACTTAAACTCTATCAGCGTGGTGCTGAAATCGCTCGTGATCATGGTTTGATTTTAGTAGATACCAAATACGAATTTGGTCGTGATGCTGAGGGAACAATTAGAGTCGTTGATGAAATTCATACTCCTGACTCAAGTCGATACTGGTTGGCTGACAGCTACCAAACACGAATCGCCGCAGGATTAGAACCTGAAAACATAGACAAAGAGTTCTTACGTTTATGGTTTGCGAAAAATTCAGACCCTTACAATGATGAAAAACTCCCCCAAGCACCTCAAGAATTGGTTATAGAGCTCTCCACTCGCTATATCCAACTCTATGAACGAATTACCGGTAAAAATTTTAATTTTACCGCGCATAAAGAGCCGGCCGAACAACGTATTATGCGCCATATTGCTAATTTTCTAAGGTAA
- the purN gene encoding phosphoribosylglycinamide formyltransferase codes for MTRIAVLGSTRGTNLNALVEAVAQKNLAASIELVLSNKEDALILEKATYFGLKSMFVNSRDLSRAEFDNCLSDILKQHQIELIVLIGYMRILSAEFVLAWKNKIINIHPSLLPAYAGLMNLEVHQAVLDADEIETGCTVHYVTEAVDAGPIILQKKCPVKLNDTPELLKARVQELEGVALVEAIKTICRCRS; via the coding sequence ATGACTCGCATTGCTGTTTTAGGTTCAACCCGAGGAACTAACCTTAATGCACTTGTTGAAGCTGTTGCTCAAAAAAATCTGGCTGCCTCGATTGAATTGGTACTAAGCAATAAGGAAGATGCGCTCATTCTAGAAAAAGCAACCTATTTTGGTCTTAAATCGATGTTTGTTAATTCACGCGATTTAAGCCGAGCTGAATTTGATAATTGTTTATCCGATATTCTGAAGCAACATCAAATTGAACTTATTGTGCTCATTGGCTATATGCGTATCTTATCCGCCGAGTTTGTTTTAGCCTGGAAAAATAAAATTATTAACATCCACCCGTCACTTTTACCCGCCTATGCAGGGCTAATGAATCTTGAAGTGCACCAAGCTGTTTTAGACGCAGATGAAATTGAAACAGGATGCACCGTACACTATGTCACTGAAGCAGTAGATGCAGGACCTATTATTTTACAAAAGAAATGTCCCGTAAAACTCAATGATACGCCAGAGCTTTTAAAAGCCAGGGTACAAGAGTTAGAAGGGGTAGCCTTGGTTGAGGCAATAAAAACCATTTGTCGTTGTAGATCTTAA
- the purE gene encoding 5-(carboxyamino)imidazole ribonucleotide mutase, with product MSNKLVSILMGSKSDWTIMEEASLALEKLNIPHEVRALSAHRTPDALFDYLKSAEQRGVEIFIAAAGGAAHLPGVVAAKTLLPVLGVPMPSSTFTNGLDALLSIVQMPAGIPVGTLAVGKAGAINSALLAATILSNKYPEYREAIKNYRAAQAEKVLENSEIKG from the coding sequence ATGTCAAATAAGCTAGTATCTATATTAATGGGTTCTAAATCCGATTGGACAATTATGGAAGAGGCCAGTTTGGCCCTGGAAAAATTAAATATTCCTCATGAAGTGCGCGCCTTATCAGCCCATCGCACACCTGACGCCTTATTTGATTATTTAAAATCAGCAGAACAACGTGGCGTCGAAATATTTATCGCAGCAGCAGGTGGTGCCGCCCATTTACCAGGTGTTGTTGCAGCAAAAACCCTATTGCCAGTTTTAGGAGTGCCCATGCCCTCCTCTACTTTTACTAATGGGCTTGACGCACTTCTTTCTATAGTGCAAATGCCTGCAGGTATTCCAGTAGGTACCCTTGCAGTGGGTAAAGCTGGAGCCATTAACTCTGCCCTTTTAGCAGCGACAATCTTGAGCAATAAATACCCTGAATACCGTGAAGCGATTAAAAATTATCGCGCAGCCCAAGCAGAAAAAGTATTGGAAAATTCAGAAATTAAAGGATGA
- the yihA gene encoding ribosome biogenesis GTP-binding protein YihA/YsxC has product MLENPYSKAVFLKSAARVSQLPDDSGYEVAFAGRSNAGKSSALNCLTGIKNLARTSKTPGRTQLINLFQLDEARRLVDLPGYGYAKVALRVKMDWQENLAHYLEVRKSLKGLILLMDIRHPLKDLDVMMVDWALDRGLPVHILLTKSDKLSRSEIKNTLFKVRKYYELAQHLITVQSFSSLKKAGIEELIALLNQWMEFN; this is encoded by the coding sequence ATGTTAGAAAACCCTTATTCTAAAGCAGTATTTCTAAAAAGTGCTGCACGCGTATCTCAGCTGCCTGATGATTCAGGTTATGAAGTTGCTTTTGCTGGACGTTCTAATGCTGGAAAGTCTAGTGCGTTAAATTGTTTAACAGGGATTAAAAATCTTGCTCGGACAAGTAAAACTCCTGGGCGCACTCAGTTGATTAATTTGTTTCAATTGGATGAAGCGCGTCGCCTTGTTGATTTACCCGGTTATGGTTATGCAAAAGTTGCTTTACGAGTGAAGATGGATTGGCAAGAAAATTTAGCGCATTATCTTGAAGTCAGAAAAAGTTTAAAAGGTTTGATTCTCTTGATGGATATTCGGCATCCTTTAAAGGACTTGGATGTCATGATGGTTGACTGGGCTTTAGATCGGGGATTGCCCGTACACATTTTATTAACCAAATCAGACAAATTAAGTCGAAGCGAAATAAAAAACACCCTATTCAAAGTTCGTAAGTATTACGAATTGGCACAACATTTAATTACAGTTCAATCGTTTTCGTCTTTAAAGAAAGCGGGGATAGAGGAGTTGATTGCACTATTAAATCAATGGATGGAGTTCAACTAA
- the purQ gene encoding phosphoribosylformylglycinamidine synthase I, with amino-acid sequence MIRIGLIQFPGSNCERETALAVKRAGMEPVEFLWNEPLEKLRRLDGYILVGGFSYEDRSRAGIIAALDPVIQEIKAQSEQGKPVLGICNGAQILVESGLVPGLEGHDVHMALTENKRIVNQKIIGTGFYNAWVHMRLSDKHQHNAFTRHLSSSDLIHLPIAHAQGRFLMPTPLLNQIEEQGLNLFQYCNAEGTVIDDFPINPNGSAGNIAAITNQAGNVMAMMPHPERTVNGDPIFTSMRDYIKDKRYLDANKVQTNDLASQIIGLPPSRPHQKLHHFRKGSNSYLCLVKLIITDNQALTVQKTLRRLGLPVTVHRFEHWEIDCDSLESFELLKKTGLLYSDRKEREILLNEFRAPNASAYLVRPQEDLKGKQTLQTLKTHYTAPEINNINHGVLWQFTSDEVDVATLTDRILLTHIIGNPHAHEYYNYSL; translated from the coding sequence ATGATACGCATAGGCTTAATCCAATTTCCGGGATCTAATTGTGAACGTGAAACAGCGCTTGCGGTAAAACGTGCAGGAATGGAGCCTGTTGAATTTCTATGGAATGAACCTCTAGAAAAATTACGCCGTTTGGATGGTTATATCCTTGTTGGTGGTTTTTCTTATGAAGATCGTTCTCGGGCCGGAATTATTGCTGCACTTGATCCTGTAATCCAAGAAATCAAAGCCCAAAGCGAACAAGGTAAACCCGTGCTAGGAATTTGCAATGGCGCACAAATCTTAGTTGAATCTGGTTTGGTGCCCGGGCTTGAGGGTCATGATGTCCATATGGCTCTTACCGAAAATAAACGGATTGTGAATCAAAAAATCATAGGAACCGGTTTTTATAATGCTTGGGTTCATATGCGCTTGTCTGACAAGCATCAACATAATGCATTTACACGCCATCTTTCAAGCTCTGATTTAATCCACCTCCCCATCGCACATGCCCAGGGGCGTTTTCTTATGCCAACCCCTCTATTAAATCAAATCGAAGAGCAAGGCTTAAATCTTTTTCAATATTGTAATGCTGAAGGCACTGTTATTGATGATTTCCCCATCAATCCCAATGGCTCTGCTGGCAATATTGCCGCAATTACAAACCAGGCAGGTAATGTGATGGCAATGATGCCACACCCTGAGCGTACCGTGAATGGAGACCCCATTTTTACTTCCATGCGCGATTATATAAAAGATAAGCGTTATCTGGATGCAAATAAGGTACAAACCAATGACTTGGCATCTCAGATTATAGGCCTCCCCCCTTCAAGACCACATCAAAAATTACATCATTTTAGAAAGGGTTCAAATAGTTACCTATGTCTAGTCAAGCTTATTATTACTGATAATCAAGCATTAACCGTGCAAAAAACATTAAGACGCTTAGGACTCCCAGTCACAGTACACCGTTTTGAACATTGGGAAATTGATTGTGATTCGCTAGAAAGTTTTGAATTATTGAAAAAAACCGGGCTTTTGTATTCTGATCGCAAAGAACGAGAAATTTTATTAAACGAGTTTCGCGCCCCCAATGCTTCAGCTTATCTCGTTCGCCCTCAAGAAGACTTGAAAGGAAAACAAACCTTACAAACACTTAAAACCCATTACACAGCGCCAGAAATCAATAACATAAATCATGGTGTTTTATGGCAGTTTACCAGCGATGAAGTCGATGTAGCGACGCTTACTGATCGTATTTTGTTAACTCACATTATTGGGAACCCACATGCTCATGAATACTACAACTACTCACTATAG
- the purL gene encoding phosphoribosylformylglycinamidine synthase subunit PurL has protein sequence MLETPDCFDFSQLSLDEIAHLLQRFNLRLTPDEALTIQNSLLKRPPTYAECVLWSIQGSEHCSYKSSRKHLNQFITQAPHVILGPKEDAGIVAVATDKQERRYGIVVSHESHNHPSQLVPFEGAATGVGGNVRDVCCMGAEVIAVADSLRFGDINRAKTKWIHQGVVQGIAGYANPLGIPNLAGDTYYDEAYNENCLVTVVTLGVVREDHIIHSYAPSHAEDYQFILVGKPTDNSGFGGAAFASATLSEEQQEQNKGAVQEPNAFLQRHILKANYAMFEFLRENNLIDRVGFKDLGAGGIACASVELAEASDYGAEINLDLVPTSMDNLLPAVILCSETQERFMWVVPQELVDTFLKHYNERFALPEICDGAQATVVGKIRTDGLYVVKSQGKEIVSAQAKDITKGILYDRPYQIKQPTHKEPAPFVIDNFNEQLLQLLSHENIASRAPIYESYDKQVQGRSVLEPGWADAGLIAPFNEDKYPEEIRQTGVALSVDHNPRYNKIDAYWGAVNAVVESVRNIIAVGAWPLALTDCLCFGNPENEFQMGEFVASVQGITDACKAVKMIDHDACLPIISGNVSLYNESAQGAIPPSPIISCVGALSDYSKAITYDLKQTHSVLLMVGERKDECGGSVYYQLHHHLGSQLPKPDLISFANEISAIHLAMQKGLILSAHDISEGGVAVALAEMSFKNEIGVDVFIPGELPHDKKLFSESGGFILEISPENQNEIEALFQNHSIAFQAIGETTATPTLIMNSVVHVSISAAKTAWKNGLVERLI, from the coding sequence CGAAAACACCTCAATCAATTCATTACCCAAGCGCCTCACGTGATCTTAGGTCCCAAAGAGGATGCAGGGATTGTTGCTGTAGCTACTGACAAACAAGAGCGACGTTACGGTATTGTTGTAAGCCATGAGTCACATAATCATCCCTCTCAACTTGTACCCTTTGAGGGGGCAGCTACTGGAGTAGGAGGTAATGTACGTGATGTCTGTTGCATGGGAGCAGAAGTGATTGCTGTTGCAGACAGCTTACGCTTTGGAGATATTAATCGCGCGAAAACAAAATGGATTCATCAAGGGGTAGTTCAGGGTATTGCTGGATATGCGAATCCTCTTGGGATTCCTAATCTCGCCGGGGATACTTATTATGATGAAGCGTATAATGAAAATTGCCTGGTCACGGTAGTCACTTTAGGTGTAGTACGCGAGGATCATATTATTCATTCTTATGCACCCTCTCACGCAGAAGACTATCAATTTATCTTAGTTGGCAAACCAACAGATAATAGTGGTTTTGGCGGTGCGGCTTTTGCTTCAGCGACCCTCAGTGAAGAACAGCAAGAGCAAAATAAAGGCGCAGTACAAGAACCTAATGCGTTTTTACAACGGCATATTCTTAAAGCAAATTATGCCATGTTTGAATTTCTACGTGAAAATAACCTGATTGATCGGGTGGGTTTTAAAGATTTAGGTGCAGGAGGAATTGCTTGTGCCAGTGTTGAATTAGCGGAAGCAAGTGATTATGGTGCTGAAATTAATCTGGATTTGGTCCCTACCAGCATGGATAATTTGCTTCCCGCGGTTATTTTATGTTCTGAAACACAAGAACGTTTTATGTGGGTCGTTCCTCAAGAACTTGTAGATACCTTCTTAAAACATTACAACGAACGTTTTGCGCTTCCAGAAATCTGTGATGGCGCACAAGCAACGGTTGTAGGAAAAATAAGAACTGATGGCTTGTATGTGGTTAAATCACAAGGCAAAGAGATCGTATCCGCGCAAGCAAAAGACATTACTAAAGGCATACTCTACGATAGGCCTTACCAAATAAAACAACCAACTCATAAAGAACCAGCACCTTTTGTCATTGATAATTTCAATGAGCAATTATTACAGTTACTTTCTCATGAAAACATTGCCTCGCGTGCCCCTATTTATGAAAGCTATGATAAGCAAGTTCAAGGTCGCTCCGTTCTTGAACCAGGATGGGCTGATGCAGGTTTGATTGCACCATTTAATGAAGATAAGTATCCTGAAGAAATTCGCCAAACAGGTGTTGCATTATCTGTTGATCATAACCCTCGTTACAATAAAATTGATGCTTATTGGGGGGCTGTTAACGCAGTTGTAGAATCAGTCCGTAACATTATTGCAGTGGGCGCATGGCCTCTTGCACTGACTGATTGTCTCTGTTTTGGCAATCCAGAGAATGAATTTCAAATGGGGGAGTTTGTTGCTTCAGTACAAGGCATCACCGATGCATGTAAAGCAGTAAAAATGATTGATCATGATGCTTGTTTGCCCATTATCTCGGGCAATGTATCTCTTTATAATGAATCAGCTCAAGGAGCGATTCCTCCAAGCCCTATTATTAGTTGTGTAGGTGCACTCAGTGACTATTCGAAAGCAATAACCTACGACCTGAAGCAAACCCATTCTGTGCTGCTCATGGTTGGGGAACGTAAGGATGAATGCGGGGGCAGTGTCTATTACCAATTGCATCATCACCTCGGTAGCCAATTGCCCAAACCTGATCTTATTTCATTTGCCAACGAAATTAGCGCCATCCATCTCGCCATGCAAAAAGGGTTGATACTTTCAGCTCACGACATTTCCGAGGGGGGAGTCGCTGTTGCTCTTGCTGAAATGAGTTTTAAAAATGAAATTGGGGTGGATGTTTTTATTCCTGGTGAGTTGCCTCACGATAAAAAACTATTCTCAGAAAGCGGGGGGTTTATCCTTGAAATTTCCCCTGAAAATCAAAACGAAATAGAAGCACTATTTCAAAATCATTCAATAGCATTTCAAGCAATAGGTGAAACAACAGCAACCCCAACATTGATAATGAATTCCGTAGTTCATGTATCTATTAGTGCAGCAAAAACTGCCTGGAAAAATGGTTTAGTTGAGAGGCTCATATAA
- a CDS encoding c-type cytochrome, which translates to MKKFVLAFILYIPIVLFAQEDNASTANKAIVCSACHGQQGNSTNPEWPNIAGQHPKYFLKQLKDMRDSSLRDAPTMKALVSTLSTQDMDDLAAYYAKMPLAQGSTPEHYLKRGEQIYRGGDFAKKITACIACHGPKGTGNAQAGFPVLSGQHAAYTVLQLNAFKEGKRKNDLNHIMQDISSRMSQEDMEAVAHYIEGLH; encoded by the coding sequence ATGAAAAAATTTGTACTCGCTTTTATTCTATATATACCCATCGTCCTTTTTGCCCAGGAGGATAATGCATCCACAGCCAATAAGGCGATTGTATGTAGCGCTTGTCATGGACAACAAGGTAATAGTACAAATCCCGAATGGCCTAATATTGCGGGGCAACACCCTAAGTATTTTCTGAAGCAACTTAAAGACATGAGGGATAGCTCTTTGCGCGACGCGCCAACCATGAAAGCCCTAGTTTCTACATTGAGCACTCAAGACATGGATGACTTGGCTGCATATTATGCTAAAATGCCACTTGCTCAAGGCAGTACCCCTGAACACTATCTGAAGCGGGGTGAACAAATCTACCGAGGAGGAGATTTTGCCAAAAAAATCACGGCATGTATCGCGTGCCATGGTCCTAAAGGCACTGGCAACGCCCAAGCGGGTTTTCCAGTTCTCTCTGGCCAACATGCTGCTTATACTGTCTTACAATTAAATGCATTTAAAGAGGGCAAACGGAAAAACGATTTGAACCATATTATGCAAGACATTAGCAGTAGAATGAGCCAAGAGGACATGGAAGCTGTAGCACATTATATTGAAGGTTTACATTAG
- the purD gene encoding phosphoribosylamine--glycine ligase: MNILIIGSGAREHALIKALNRSPQNPSLFCYGTAVNPGIHPLTIQYCTGDITDCTAVVSKAKLWRIDLAIVGPEAPLEKGMADALWQEGIPTIGPKKVLAQIETSKEFARDLMQKYDIPGLPLYKKFTSLNHIESFLNELGEGNYVIKANGLMSGKGVKVAGEHLHSIPEAMSFCQEILNQNQTILIEEKLIGQEFSLMCFADGKQLIPMPLVQDHKRAYDGDRGPNTGGMGSYSDTNHSLPFLTTDEVHDALAINNAVFRALSHECNEQYIGILYGSFIATKNGIYVIEFNARFGDPEALNVLSILESDFVTLCQSQVNGHLQEDKVTFAKQATVCKYTVPEGYPDSPKKNFVVNFSKISCQNNLYLASVNQVNEQIIAVGSRTAAYVGIADSIFAAEKKAEHEISLIEGPLFHRQDIGTKPLIQQRIEQMLRIRGL; the protein is encoded by the coding sequence ATGAATATTCTTATTATAGGTTCTGGCGCCCGGGAACATGCTCTCATCAAAGCATTAAATCGCTCGCCACAAAATCCATCTTTATTTTGTTATGGTACTGCAGTGAATCCAGGCATTCATCCATTAACAATCCAATATTGTACTGGTGATATTACGGATTGTACGGCTGTCGTATCTAAAGCAAAGCTTTGGAGGATTGATTTAGCAATTGTAGGGCCCGAAGCACCTTTAGAAAAAGGAATGGCTGATGCATTATGGCAAGAAGGCATACCTACAATCGGGCCCAAAAAGGTCTTGGCTCAAATTGAAACATCAAAAGAATTTGCTCGCGACCTCATGCAAAAATACGATATCCCAGGCCTGCCTCTTTATAAAAAATTCACCAGCCTAAATCATATAGAATCGTTTCTTAATGAGTTGGGCGAAGGTAATTATGTAATTAAAGCAAACGGCTTAATGAGTGGTAAGGGTGTAAAAGTGGCAGGAGAACATCTGCACTCAATCCCGGAAGCCATGAGTTTTTGCCAGGAAATTCTTAATCAAAATCAGACCATCCTCATTGAAGAAAAACTTATTGGCCAGGAATTTTCATTGATGTGTTTCGCTGACGGAAAGCAACTCATTCCCATGCCGTTAGTCCAAGATCACAAACGTGCTTATGATGGCGATCGCGGTCCAAATACTGGTGGAATGGGCAGTTATTCAGATACCAATCATAGTTTGCCTTTTTTAACTACCGACGAAGTACACGATGCTTTAGCGATTAACAATGCCGTTTTTCGTGCCTTATCCCATGAATGTAATGAGCAATACATTGGCATTTTGTATGGAAGTTTTATCGCTACTAAAAATGGAATTTACGTCATTGAATTCAATGCTCGTTTTGGAGATCCAGAGGCCTTAAATGTGCTCTCGATTTTAGAATCTGATTTTGTAACTCTTTGCCAGTCTCAAGTAAATGGTCATTTGCAGGAAGATAAAGTGACGTTTGCCAAACAAGCTACCGTCTGTAAATATACGGTTCCTGAAGGATATCCTGATTCACCCAAGAAGAACTTTGTTGTTAACTTTTCAAAAATTAGTTGTCAAAACAACTTATACCTTGCCTCAGTCAATCAAGTGAATGAGCAAATCATTGCTGTAGGCTCTCGAACAGCCGCTTATGTGGGTATTGCCGATTCAATTTTTGCAGCAGAAAAAAAAGCCGAACATGAAATTTCATTAATTGAAGGTCCGTTATTTCATAGGCAGGATATAGGCACCAAACCCTTAATTCAACAACGCATTGAGCAGATGTTAAGGATCCGTGGGTTATGA